The following are encoded together in the Vibrio splendidus genome:
- a CDS encoding BRO-N domain-containing protein, with protein sequence MSKVQIFKKPLFGDLTAILDDEGNVWFIANEVGEKIGLVSTRSSVRNHVDEQDKKLLKDIVLDFSTCCEATASLNQSLRVINEAGFYDLVMRTDLRKARPFQKWVTHEVLPSIRKSGSYQMDPRPLTKTELLAAQGQFLVEQGQVLVDMERTQTDQGQRLERLENTIKQVTEGTPEGWGLVSRLATHFGMSKQKGKDLCAGYDLQTKKVSVGDYRSLSDMVEIDSFKFALGQELKSSELSENKQWFTGGRLGRFQAKGRLLDKYLKFKSECHDG encoded by the coding sequence ATGAGTAAAGTACAAATATTTAAAAAGCCACTTTTTGGCGATCTCACGGCAATCCTTGATGATGAAGGTAATGTTTGGTTCATAGCCAACGAAGTCGGTGAAAAAATCGGATTGGTATCAACTCGATCCTCTGTTCGTAATCATGTAGATGAGCAGGATAAAAAACTGTTAAAAGACATTGTTTTGGATTTTTCAACGTGCTGTGAAGCAACGGCTAGTTTGAATCAATCCCTCAGAGTAATTAATGAGGCTGGTTTTTATGATCTTGTTATGAGAACAGATTTAAGAAAAGCGCGCCCATTCCAGAAATGGGTAACTCATGAAGTATTACCAAGCATTCGAAAGAGCGGTTCTTATCAGATGGACCCGAGGCCATTGACAAAAACGGAATTGCTAGCGGCTCAAGGTCAATTTTTAGTAGAGCAAGGTCAAGTGCTGGTGGATATGGAGCGAACGCAAACAGATCAGGGCCAAAGATTGGAACGACTAGAGAACACTATCAAGCAAGTAACGGAAGGAACGCCGGAAGGTTGGGGTTTAGTCAGTCGTTTGGCTACGCACTTCGGCATGAGTAAGCAGAAAGGCAAAGATCTGTGCGCTGGCTATGATCTACAAACTAAGAAAGTGAGTGTTGGCGATTATCGTTCTCTATCCGATATGGTTGAAATCGATTCGTTTAAGTTCGCTCTAGGCCAAGAGCTTAAAAGTTCAGAGCTATCAGAGAATAAGCAATGGTTCACTGGTGGCCGTTTAGGTCGGTTTCAAGCAAAGGGCCGCTTGTTAGATAAGTACCTTAAATTCAAAAGTGAGTGTCACGATGGTTAA
- a CDS encoding helix-turn-helix domain-containing protein translates to MKSKLALNIEQRKRDLGIATNLQLSQLSGVSRAVITNVQLQPHKSIMLESGLMLAKALDCRMEWLATGEGPVNLDDVERHQRIAFGCPVLTLGDIAKSPIGSLIEQSVEDVSRERIPCPMGSNEHRFVIRINDAIGKYWAGGLMYFEINSTPTNGKPVLVSMGDGIEIMEYARAHGRVFFKSLSEDIPQELKFIEKTDEMTVLASYVAYAAS, encoded by the coding sequence ATGAAAAGCAAGCTAGCGTTAAATATCGAACAGAGGAAACGTGATCTAGGAATCGCGACCAATTTACAGCTATCACAACTTTCTGGTGTTAGTCGTGCTGTAATAACCAACGTTCAACTTCAACCACATAAAAGCATCATGCTAGAAAGTGGCTTGATGTTAGCTAAGGCGCTAGATTGCCGTATGGAATGGCTGGCTACTGGTGAAGGCCCGGTAAATCTTGATGATGTAGAACGCCACCAAAGGATTGCGTTTGGCTGTCCTGTCCTAACTCTTGGTGATATAGCCAAGTCTCCTATAGGAAGCCTTATAGAGCAGTCAGTAGAGGATGTTAGTAGAGAACGCATACCTTGCCCGATGGGTAGTAACGAGCACCGCTTCGTTATACGAATTAATGATGCTATCGGTAAGTATTGGGCTGGTGGCTTGATGTACTTTGAAATTAACAGCACGCCGACTAATGGCAAGCCTGTTTTAGTTTCTATGGGTGATGGAATTGAGATCATGGAATACGCTCGAGCGCATGGCCGCGTATTCTTCAAATCACTAAGCGAAGATATCCCACAAGAATTAAAATTCATTGAAAAGACGGATGAAATGACCGTTCTAGCCAGCTATGTGGCTTACGCAGCAAGCTAA
- a CDS encoding DUF2303 family protein: protein MSVTPEAIKHIAKISHVPEFLKQLEDANTQSQLVMIPEGFKVQDLESHQAHRNSLRGEFKTPVIAEFVNYAEKFPTESAKTFIDVETMSACTVFDLGDTEQAGHQRHKATLKLRKTAPFKVLLQRNGRQAEQREMAEWLEDNTDFLKAFDGNGEVIEMSKAIAAVRELSFEHKRGRESKVNNFSEHQSEYESIATKTREDLVLPAAFVFECIPYQGLESFRFELRVSIKGADLINLRIKNLEAKEEEIAQSFLDLLKETFEEKELTQPLFIGEWD from the coding sequence ATGTCTGTAACCCCAGAAGCAATTAAACATATCGCTAAAATCTCTCACGTTCCTGAGTTCCTTAAGCAACTTGAAGACGCGAATACACAAAGTCAGTTAGTGATGATCCCTGAAGGTTTCAAAGTTCAAGACCTTGAATCACACCAAGCACACCGTAATAGCTTGCGTGGTGAATTTAAAACTCCGGTGATCGCTGAGTTCGTTAACTACGCTGAAAAGTTCCCAACTGAGTCAGCTAAGACCTTCATCGATGTTGAAACAATGTCAGCATGTACCGTGTTTGACTTAGGTGACACTGAGCAAGCGGGCCACCAACGTCACAAAGCAACATTGAAACTTCGTAAAACAGCACCTTTCAAAGTTCTGTTACAACGTAATGGTCGTCAAGCAGAACAGCGTGAAATGGCTGAATGGCTTGAAGATAACACCGACTTCCTGAAGGCATTCGATGGTAACGGCGAAGTAATTGAAATGTCGAAAGCGATCGCTGCTGTTCGTGAACTGTCGTTTGAGCATAAGCGCGGGCGTGAAAGCAAAGTTAATAACTTCTCTGAACATCAAAGTGAATATGAATCAATCGCTACTAAGACGCGTGAAGATCTTGTACTTCCTGCGGCGTTTGTATTCGAGTGCATCCCGTATCAAGGCCTTGAATCTTTCCGCTTTGAGCTTCGAGTATCAATTAAAGGTGCTGACTTAATTAACCTACGCATTAAGAACCTAGAAGCGAAAGAAGAAGAGATCGCGCAATCGTTCTTGGATCTTCTGAAAGAAACGTTTGAAGAAAAAGAACTGACTCAACCGCTATTCATTGGCGAGTGGGACTAA
- a CDS encoding MT-A70 family methyltransferase, giving the protein MTTLDEKYSVIFADPPWLYRDKADSGKRGAKHQYKVMTARDISRLPVDKIAAEQCVLFMWHVPTQPREALMVLEAWGFRFMTMKGFTWGKHYKKATHKFCIGMGHMTRANSEDCLIAVKGKLPERLNAGICQLVMGPRHENSKKPEVFRKLITDLVGDLPRIELFARSDTTIEGWDCFGNEYFGDNKVIYDGSNFVLSEEKNK; this is encoded by the coding sequence ATGACGACACTAGACGAAAAATACAGCGTAATTTTTGCAGATCCACCGTGGCTTTACCGTGACAAGGCAGATAGTGGCAAGCGTGGTGCTAAACACCAGTACAAAGTCATGACAGCAAGAGATATTAGCCGCTTGCCAGTAGATAAGATCGCGGCTGAACAATGTGTTTTGTTTATGTGGCATGTTCCAACCCAACCGCGTGAAGCTTTAATGGTCCTTGAGGCTTGGGGCTTTAGGTTCATGACTATGAAAGGGTTTACTTGGGGTAAGCATTACAAGAAAGCGACTCACAAGTTTTGTATTGGTATGGGCCATATGACACGCGCCAACTCTGAAGATTGCTTGATCGCAGTTAAAGGGAAACTACCGGAACGTTTAAACGCTGGTATCTGCCAGTTAGTCATGGGACCAAGACACGAAAACAGTAAAAAACCTGAAGTATTCAGAAAGCTGATCACCGACTTGGTTGGAGATCTTCCTAGAATTGAATTGTTTGCCCGAAGTGATACCACTATTGAAGGTTGGGATTGCTTTGGGAACGAATATTTTGGCGACAATAAAGTTATTTATGATGGATCTAATTTTGTATTAAGTGAGGAAAAAAACAAATGA
- a CDS encoding ISNCY family transposase, protein MIVMDTQSQLTVDIIAKVALGKISITNASKLLKKSRRTIERYLRRYRSDGIRFVVHGNTGRAPANKIPITLKQQVQALIKTKYYDFNMLHLADMLEVFEGIKVKRETLRTWAHEIHHVKRAKHRRSKVRRRRERMEAEGLMLQMDGSPHLWFGDKKSCLIAMIDDATSEVHAEFFPSETTEGCLKVMKTYIKKKGLFKTLYVDRAGIFGGPKRCHFSQMQRACEELGIEIIFANSPQGKGRIERAFDTFQDRLVPELRLAGVTDMISANNYLQNTFIPEYWATTLTVNAKLMRSEHTPVPKYLNIDAICIQKEYRKIRRDHTFSYANAMYQITSPLRHSIVSQQVELRKQLDGGFTAYFADRELSIKELTEPSSRKEYGEEVQKKIEAIELANELGNVREAARQSGCSVKSIHNNRQLLEAHGPLALKRLYGQSHNNNRIDEKTRNIVISLTLKSPHLTSIRISGEMRKRFNISISHSTVRNIWLEEKLNTRELREARAEESIIE, encoded by the coding sequence ATGATCGTTATGGATACTCAATCTCAGCTTACCGTGGATATCATCGCAAAAGTTGCTCTCGGTAAAATCTCAATTACTAATGCCTCTAAGCTCCTCAAGAAGTCTCGCAGAACCATCGAACGTTATCTCAGGCGATATCGCTCTGATGGTATCCGATTTGTGGTTCATGGCAACACAGGAAGGGCACCCGCTAATAAAATCCCCATTACCTTAAAGCAACAAGTTCAAGCTCTTATAAAGACCAAGTATTACGACTTTAACATGCTTCATCTCGCCGATATGTTAGAGGTATTTGAAGGTATCAAAGTAAAACGGGAGACGCTTCGTACCTGGGCACATGAAATCCATCATGTAAAACGAGCCAAACATCGACGTTCTAAGGTAAGAAGACGACGTGAGCGTATGGAAGCCGAAGGCTTAATGCTGCAAATGGACGGCAGTCCGCACCTTTGGTTCGGTGATAAAAAATCCTGTCTTATCGCCATGATTGATGATGCAACCAGTGAGGTTCATGCGGAGTTTTTTCCTTCAGAAACCACCGAAGGATGCCTCAAAGTAATGAAAACTTATATCAAGAAAAAAGGTCTTTTTAAGACTCTGTATGTCGATAGAGCTGGCATCTTCGGTGGACCAAAACGTTGCCACTTCTCCCAGATGCAACGAGCCTGTGAAGAGCTGGGTATAGAAATTATTTTTGCCAATTCGCCTCAAGGCAAGGGTCGCATCGAACGTGCCTTTGATACGTTCCAAGATCGTCTAGTCCCTGAGTTAAGGCTGGCTGGGGTTACTGATATGATCAGTGCAAATAACTACCTACAAAATACCTTCATCCCTGAGTATTGGGCAACGACCCTCACAGTCAACGCCAAATTAATGCGCTCTGAGCATACACCCGTTCCGAAGTACCTCAACATTGACGCGATATGTATTCAAAAAGAATATCGAAAAATCCGTCGAGATCATACCTTCAGTTACGCCAACGCAATGTATCAAATCACCTCCCCATTACGGCACTCTATCGTGAGTCAACAAGTCGAATTACGTAAGCAACTTGATGGTGGTTTTACGGCTTACTTTGCTGACCGAGAGTTATCGATTAAAGAGCTTACTGAGCCTAGCTCTAGGAAAGAATACGGAGAAGAGGTTCAGAAAAAGATCGAGGCTATAGAGCTTGCCAATGAGTTAGGGAATGTTAGAGAAGCGGCCCGACAAAGCGGTTGTTCTGTCAAAAGCATTCACAACAACCGTCAATTGCTTGAAGCCCATGGCCCACTTGCTTTGAAACGTCTGTATGGTCAATCACACAACAATAATCGCATCGATGAAAAGACTCGAAATATCGTCATCTCATTAACACTCAAATCGCCTCACCTAACCTCTATTAGGATAAGTGGTGAGATGAGAAAGCGTTTTAACATCTCGATTAGTCACTCAACAGTAAGGAACATCTGGCTTGAAGAAAAGCTGAATACAAGAGAGTTACGGGAGGCACGTGCCGAGGAATCAATTATCGAATAG